atgttcagaatataggcaaattcatagagacaaaaagtagatgagtgccagggaagagggaggaatggagggtgacTACAGATGGGTACGGGACTTCTTATGAGggaatgaaaatattctggaattagatagtgtaGATAGTTGTACAGctttgtaaatatactaaaacccaCTGGATTGTGCACTTTTAAAAGAGTGGATTTTATGACTATAAATtacatctcaattttaaaaatcctcaggTTCCCAGGTACCCTGTAAGAGGAGCACAAAAACTTCACCTGTGGTGGTTCAGGGCCTCTGTAGCCCCCTCCCTGAGTTTTTCTTTCAGCCCTAGAGATACAGTGAGAGTCCCCCAGGTCAGGAGGAATCCTGAGGTCAATTTTCAGGCTCCAGAAAGAGCATGCTGAGTGAGAGGAAACTCCTGCCGGTGGTGAGAGGGACATAAAACAATGGAGGCTTCCGGCAGGAAGTGAAGCCGCAGGAGGGGAGGAAAGCCAGGGAGGCCAGGGCTGCCAGGAAGAGCGGGTGGTTTCAGTCTAAATGGAGGGGTGGAGTCTGAAGTTTGGACTTCCAGGCTCCCCACTGAGAGTGAGCTCAGGAGACCCTGGGAGATGCCTCTGAAGGCGCTGAACTTTCTTCTCATTGCAGTGAGTGAGATACTGAGGGTTACCATAGTTACCATGTGAGGAAAACCAACATGTGTAAAGGAGGTCGAGGGTCCAAGACAGCTCTGTGTCCTCAGTTATCACCCCACGGGCCTCTGTCCACAAGGGTGTTAAATGAGACGAGCTCGGAGGGCCCTTTCTGCCCTGACCAGCAACATGGTCTGATGGTGTGATGTGGGGATAGGCTGGTTAGCTCTGTGATGACATGCACAGGGGTTCCCTGTGCAGGGATTGGAATCTACTCCAATACACTGCAGAAAAGCCTTTATTCCCTGACTATGGACCTAGCCTTGACCCTGCCCCTGGCTCTAGACCTCTGATCCTAGACTGACCCAGACAGTCCCAGGCCCAGACTCAGTCTCCAAGAGCACAGGCTGTCTCACAACCCAAGGCAGGCTGAGAATGTGCACGGCTCACCCTCCCGCGGGGGCCACTACTTGCAGGTTTGCTGTGTGGGGAGGTCAGCAACTTCTCCCCAGAAGGGAAGTTTTGCTGGGAGCAGAGTGAAGTGTGAAATAGGTACCCAGTAGGCTTTGGGTCAGTAGGGGCACAGGGACACACACCCTTTTAGGAAAGTCCCTTCCAGAACTGTGACCTAAGAATGAGGAAGGCTGAAGGTGATTTGATTCTCAGATTCTCATCAACCACTAAGAACCCTTCCTCCTGAAAGACCTTGGTTCTGAGGTCTAGGGCTACCTGATCAGGCCAGGGCCATTCTCTGGGATTCTATCTATTCTCCTTCCCTGGTTTTCTGTCCCTCAGGGCCAGCGGGTGAGGGACCCCAGGTACCAGACAAGGAAACCAAGGCCACGATGGGCACAGAAAACACACCTGGAGGCAAAGCCAGCCCAGACCCTCAGGACGTGCGGCCAAGTGTGTTCCATAACATCAAGGTACCTCTCAGGGCCTGGCAGGGGACTCTGAGCCTAAAAGAGCAGGCTCTGCCACGTACTGGCTGTGTAATGCCAAGGAAGACTTTCTCtgaagctcagtttcctcatctatacaatggGTGGCTGTGAGGATCAAAGGGATGATCTACAAAAGCACTCAGCTGGGTTTCGGGCACATGGAAGGTGGCCAGTATGTGTTCGCTCCTCCCAGGGAGGAAAGGGGGTGCTCTTGGAGGAGTACAGGATGAGGCACCCCTTGTTTCCCACTTTCCCAGAGAAATAGAGAAGTACCTGGGGATCCCAAACCTATGTGGATACTGGGAGTCCTGGCTCCACCAAGGGCAGCTGTGAACATCCAACGTCCACTGGAGCCCACtgggtgccaggccctgtgccggGTGCCCTCACACGTGATCTTATTTAGTTCTCACAATATTCCTGGGAACTCAGGCTGTTGtcctcattgtacagatgaggaaactgagactcagaacagAGTGAATATATTAAGCTCTGTCATAAATActctattttttaatcatttgaagtttttcttctcttaGGAATTCTCTTAGAGTTTTTCAGGAGGAGACTCCAGGCAGGCTGGGATGTTTGGGGTAGCGTTCAGTGTGTGCAGGTGGCCTCACAGTGCCACTCTGGGAGAGGACTAGTGCGGGTGGGATGGAGAAGGATCTGGGTGAATCTGGGATAGCTCCCCTGAGAAAGGGGCAGGATGGTGGAACTGGGAGGAAAGCCCAGCCCAGCCAAGGGGGGCTCTGAGAGCCAAAGGGGCTCCCACCATTCCTGGCCACGGGAAGACCCTACTCTTGGTCTTGTGGCTCTTCAACAGCCCCCAGGTCCCTGGAGTGTACTCAGGATggcttttctagtttttagtCCTGTGTGAGAAGCTGTGAGCTACACCAATCACCATCTCTCTCTGCCCCCCACCTCCTCtggcctttcttccctttctgtctttctctcccctccctcctcctctgcctgtctcctttggtctctctctctctctcttctgttggTCACTCTCCCGCTCTCTATCTCTTTCTGTGACTCTGTTCCCCCATCTCTGTTCCTTGgtgctctctctgcctccttccctctctttgtcTCCCCCTGcactgcccacctctgcctgcctcccGGTCCCCTTACAGCTGTTCGTCCTGTGCCACAGTCTGCTGCAGCTGGCGCAGCTCATGATCTCCGGCTACCTTAAGAGCTCCATCTCCACAGTGGAAAAGCGCTTCGGCCTCTCCAGCCAGACGTCGGGGCTGCTGGTCTCCTTCAACGAGGTACAGGCCCCGCCCAGCCACAGGGGTGGACACTGAGGGAGACTTGCACCGCACCTTCCACCAACCTTCCCTCTCACTACCCCACCTTAAGGCCTTCCCCTCCCAGTGCCCTCAGGCAACCTGTGTCCCAGCGCCTGCCTGAAACTTCAGAGCTTTTGCAGCTGTGTTCTAGGACCTGGACTTGGTTGTCTCCCTTGGGAACCTCTACTGTGTCAGGTCCAGGGATATTTCAGAGCTAGCCAGGGTCCCCATATCCACCCAGTCCCCTTTTGCATCCTTTACCTTTTCAGGCACCCGGTTATTGCCTGTCCCAGGAAGGAATCAAAGAAAGCCACTTCAACGGTAGTGAGAGAGGCTTAAACTGCATCAAGAGCAGAACCTCTGGGCCTTAGggtggttgggggagggatacCGTGGTGCAGGGTATCTGTCCTTAGAACTGCCCGGGGATTCACAGGCCTGTGGAGCCCACAGCCAAGCAGGGAGGAGCAGATGAGCTGCTTTGGGTGGATTTGGAGAGCAGAGTCCAGCTGTGTCCCAGTCCTTCAGTCCTTCCCCTGCCAGATGTTTTTACCCTGAAGAAAGTTGTCTTTCTCCCCGTCCCCCGTGCAGATTCCCATGAAATTCTCCCCCTGGGTAATGTGTCATATTCCTCACTGTGTCATATTCCTCACAACTCAAGGCCGTCCAGCTGCAGTGTCCACggatcctcttcagcacctgtgtCAGAGGTGGGAGGGGAAAGTCCTTACCCTGCTCTGGgagcttgggcaagtcactcccctgtctctgggcctcagggCCCTATCTATGGATATGGCCACTATGGAGTGTGGCTGTCCTTTCCAGGGTCCGGCCACTGTGGAGTGTGGCTCCCCCGCCGACACAGCCCCACTCCCCCAGCGAGGAGGGTCTGGGACTCACCCACCGTTACCAACCAATAAGCAGCAGAGCCAATGCGCTCCCTGCTCATGGTGCAGAGACTGTCCCTGCCCTGCAAGCTCTGAAGTCCCCTCCTGAACTCACATCCTAGGATCGTGATCCTAAGGCTCAAAATGTCAAgccttaggccaggcacggtggctcacaccagtaatcccagcactttgggaggccgagttgggtgaatcacttgaggtcaggagttcgagatctgcctggccaacattgtgaaaccccatccctactaaaaatgcgaaaattagccaagcatggtggcacatgcctgtaatttcagctatttgggaggctgaggcaggataattgctcaaacccgggaggaggaggttgcagtgagccgagattgcaccactgcactccagccagggcaataacagcaaaactctgtcttaaaaaaaaaaaaaatccaatcctTAACCTGGCTTTAGGCTTCGTTTATGACATTCCTGAAACTCAAAATCCCTTCATTTGATGGCCCATCCTCCCCATGTTCTAACGTGGAGTCCAATCTGTGTTCAAAAATGGAATTGAACTCCTAGATTTCTCTGCTCTGCCCTCATTTTTCTCCTCTAAGGGGGCAGTGCGGCCTTTCTGAGGGGGACCCAGGAGAGGGACCCAGATGATTTTTATTCAGTCTGTTATTCAGATGGGCATACCGAAGTTGGAGATAGAGACAAGGATGGTGCAGGCCCCCAGCCCTGGGCACTGTTCCACCTTAATGGGTCACCTGGTCCCTTTGCAGGTGGGGAACACAGCCTTGATTGTGTTTGTGAGCTATTTTGGCAGCCGGGTGCACCGACCGCGAATGATTGGCTATGGGGCTATCCTTGTGGCCCTGGCGGGCCTGCTCATGACTCTCCCGCACTTCATCTCAGAGCCATACCGTTACGACAACACCAGCCCCGGTAAGAGCAGCAGGGCTGGGCAGGAATGGGACGTGAGCCTCTGCATTGCTTTGCGCTGGGGCCCACCCACAGGCCTTCATCAGGCAGGATACGCCGAAGCACCCCAGGATAGCTGCTAGtccgccaccccgcccagctccTCAGGCCCCAGCCCCGGTGGGTCTCTGGCAGACCTGGGGAGTGGGGCAGGAAGTAGGCCCTGCGCAGAGGGGTGAGGGCCTGCTTGTATGTCACTGTGGGTTTTTTTAAGTGGGGGTGAATTTACAGCGCAGCCTACTTTGAGGGCCTGGCATGCAGTAGACCCTCAGGAATTGCCTGTGTAGTAATAATAGCGTCATACACTACTCAATATGCACCAGACACTGCTCTAAGCACTTAATGTGTAGTCATGCATTTCATCCTCATAAAAGATATTgggaaaagaatgaatgaatgagtgaatgaacaaattttaaaaaatgaaagaattctgGACAGGAATGGTGAAGCCATGTTCAGCCCAGTGGGATTTTGTTGAGGCCCTACTTGACAAAGGGATGCCTGTCTCTTAGAGAATGACCCTAACAACCTGAGCCCTCATTTTATTCCTTCCCTCTcctacccactcacccacccacctactcacccatctgtccatctatccattcatccatatcTATCCACCCATGGATGCATCCACCTActcatccatctatttatctattcatccatccattggAACACCCAACAAACTCTTAATGCTGCCTACTTCGTGCCTGAGCCTCTCAGGGGAATCAGTTCTTTTTACTCTAGGGAGCTCCCAGCCTGGGAAAGGagacagacaaaacaaaaaacagttgtgTGACGAGGGAAGCACGGGGCAGGGGCGagcccacactccagcctggcatgGAGGAAGCCTTCCTAGGGGAGGAAGACTGTCAGAGAACAGccttcctccctcaccctcccaccaGCTCATGCCTCTGAAGTCCCACTCTGTACCAGACCAGAAGACAGGGATAGGGGAGACAAGATGAAGCAGACATGACCCAGTGGGGTGCAGGGTTGAGCACGGGCAACTCTGCCACAAGGTATAGAGCCGAACACCTTGGGAGGTGACCAGAGGAGGCCATTAGAGTCCTGAATAAGGGAAGGACCCTGGCAACTGGAGGGAGCTGGAGGGGTTAGAGGAGGTGGCACTTGAGCTGCAGCTTAGAGAGAAGGTGGCAGTTGCAGGTGGAGGGGAGGGCGTGGGTGCAGAGGCAGGGAAATGGGAAAGCCCAGCACGTGCGTGAAGAATGCGGAGTGGTTCTCTAGGCCTGCATGGAAACTTGTCAAGAGAACTGCTTGGAATACCAAAAAACAATACTTCCTCACATTTCTTTGTACAGAATTTTCACTTTACAGAGGTTTTTCTGTGCAAGGACACACATGTTCTTCATCCTCACTACCATACAACCTCCCTCTGCAATAGGTGCCCCTGAATCCTTAAGCAAATCCcttctcctgtctgagcctccgtCTTTACATCAGCCCAAAGAATGGGAGAGACTCGGGGATCTCCAAACTCCCCTCCTGTTCTGACACTCCAGGTTATTCCATTCACTCATTCTTCATCCAATACTGATGAAGTTGTGTTCTGTGCCAGGCCCTCTGCGGGGCACTGGGGACACAGGGATGGGGAAGGCAGACATAACCTCTCTAATAATTGTCGCATCTAACGTCTAGTAGGCCCCATGCCTGGGCATGCTCACCACCCACCACTCTTAACGTTCATGACCCCAGAAGGCAGGGATTATCACTACTTCCTCACaagtgaggaaaccaaggctcagagaggggaggaACCGCCCCAAGGACACACCCAGGTAGCGCTACCTTAGCTGCTGCTCTGAACTGCTGAATTCTTCCACTTCTGAATTCCTTATCTGgagaactttgttcttttttttttttttttttttttttgagatggaatctcactctgtcgcccaggatggagtgcagtggtgcaaacttggctcactgcaacctccacctcccaggttcaaacaattctcctgcctcagcctcctgagtagctgggattacaggcatgtgccaccacacctggctaatttttgtattttggtagtgacggggtttctccatgttggccaggctggtctcaaactcctgacctcaagtgatccaccccgctcggcctcccaaattgctgggattacaggcgtgagccacagcacctgggcaaactttgttctttctttcatgtgaaagatgaagaaaccaaggcccagagcgGGTAAGGGCCTCTgtgaagtcacacagcaagtcccAGGCAGCCTCCATGGAAGGCTTCTTTCAGGTTCTTGACCTTGTTTCACATGGCTCTTTGCAGCCCAAGGAAGTGGCTCTCCTGGCTGGACTGACACAGCTCAGAGTCTCAGCTCCATAAATGGAGGGCCGCAGAGAGAAGGCTGCTTCTACAGCCACATTTGGGATAATAATAGTGTGAGGGTCTCCTCAAGTTTGCTCACCAAATATTGGTGAGCTCCAGGGAACAAATGTCAGGTACtaaattaagaaatttttttctgtacaCTGCATCTGTGTCCCAAGCTGACGCTGAACCCTCCCCCAAAGTGAACACCAAGGGCCCCAGGGCCCTCCATAATCCAGCCCCAGCTGCCCCACCCTACTTCACCGTGACTTCAACCCTGGCCTTGCCCTCACACTTTGTGATCTAGCCATTCTGAACTTCTCATTCTCCTGGCACGGTGCCCTTTCAAGTCCCTGGGTTTTACCTGTACTGTGACCTCTTCCTAGaacacccctcccctccctctttttctGGTAAATTGTGTTTATTCTTCTGGACCCAGTTCAAACTGCACCCCCTTTGACCGTCCCGCCCCACGCAGGGGCCGCCGTTGCTGTGGCACTTGCAAATGCCTCTGGTCAGAAAGGTGGTGTAGGGCAGCTTAAGAGCATGGACCCTAAAGCCAGACCCCCTGGGTTCCAATCCTGGCCCTGTCCCCTTACTAGTTGCTGTCTAAgcatcagtttccttacctgtgaaACAGGCGTAATGAGGGCACTCCCCCTCGAGGTTTGCTGTGGGGCTCGAATTATTTTTATACACAGCACTTAGAAGAGTACCTTCCCCCGGGGAAGTGCTATTTAAGTCTTAGCTATTGTTGCAACATTTTTTCATTGTCGTCTCTCAGAGGATATGCCACAGGACTTCAAGGCTTCCCTGTGCCTGCCCACAACCTCAGCCCCAGCCCGGACCCACTCCAACGGAAACTGCTCAAGCTACACAGAAACCCGGCATCTGAGTGTGGTGGGGATCATGTTCGTGGCACAGACCCTGCTGGGCGTGGGTGGGGTGCCCATTCAGCCCTTTGGCATTTCCTACATCGATGACTTTGCCCACAACAGCAACTCACCCCTCTACCTCGGTGAGGACCAGTCTCATCCCTTGGCCTCTGATGGTCAGGCCAGGCTCAGCTAGGAGGAAGAGAGACCCAGGGTTGGGGCTGGAGATGGagtccctgccccctgccccatcTGGCCAGGAAAGGTCCAGGGAAGCCCTGGAGACTTCCCCATCCCTGACCAGGGGAGACAGAGTGTTCTTGCCCATCACAGACTGGGCAGGCACTGGTCTGCGGAGGGAAGCCAGGACCAGAGGATCCTAACCCAGGCTTTGTGTTGTAGGGATCCTGTTTGCAGTGACCATGATGGGGCCAGGCCTGGCCTTTGGGCTGGGCAGCCTCATGCTGCGCCTTTATGTGGACATTAACCAGATGCCAGAAGGTGAGCCTCAGGAGCACACGTTTGCTAGACCCTAGCTAACGGACTGCCACTCTCATAGGAGACACTGAGCCAGGGAACCTCGGTTCAAATCCTAACAGCACcactgaccttgggcaagcctcTTAGCCTCTCgaacctcagctttctcatctgtgagAAAATCTCTGTCCTGTCTGTCCCCTAAAGCTGCAATTGGAGTCCAGTGAGATGGTGGAGGTAAACTGTAAAGTGCCATCAGATGAGGAACCGTGGTTGCTGTCTCTACTATTACCAGGAGTCTTCGCCTCGTTCCATACCCCACCTTCCCCAGGCCCTCAGCCCCCTGCTCACACATGCTGTGGGGCAGGCGAAAGAGCGTACTCTTTTGACCTGTAGGGAGCCTCCGTCTTTAGGGGGAAACAAGACTTGAGTTAAACAGAAAGGACAGTGCACACTGGAGAGAACTTTTGGAGCAGAACTTGGTGACTCAAAGTATTACCCTGGGCCTCTCTCAGATGGGGCATTTACTGTGACCTCTAAGAATCCTTCTAGTTCTGACCAGCTCAGAGCCTAGGAAACTGCCAGGGGCACCATTTGGGAAACAGTAGTCTCTGGTTCAGGCAGTGGTCAGAGTGGGCCAAGGAGTGGGACTGACGCTTGGTCAGAAGCTGGCCAGGAGGGAGGGGTGTTGGGGGTTCCGGGGCTCTGGAGTCCTTGGAGAGCAGTAGGGTACTCCTGTTAGAGCGTGTCACTGTGGCATCCCAGCTCCTAACTCATCAAACCAAGCAGCTCCAGAtgtgcctcctgcctcctgccattCTCACCTGCAGACTTTCTGCCAGGTCCTGGGAGCCTCaggtaatgtgtgtgtgtctgaatgAACACGCAGACGCTGCTTCTTGTTCCCCAGCTTTTGCCCACAAGCGCCTGCAGCCAGGACAAGTCTGCACAGCTCTGAACAGCAGCCACTAGGGACAGCCCTGCCCCGCCCGCTTTCCTTCTGGAAGGCTGGGTCCAGAGTGTGGGCTCTggctgcaacctctccctcccctgaAAGAAAAGTCCTGGGAGTCAGGGGTTCCCTAGATTTCCCCGACACACCTCAGCTCCATGCAAGGGGGTGTGTTTTCTGGCTATTGACATTGTCCAGGTAGATGGGGCATCTCCACAGGCAGATGTGACATTTCTGTGAACCAACCTGCCACCTCAAAACTCCCTTCTCCATGGGGGATTTCataaggtaggcagatcatgccAGCTGCAGGCACAGACTGATATGAGAGAAGCAGAGGGGTTGGAGAGGTGCATGTGTGAGTTCTCACCAGCCTGACATGCAGGCAGGGGAGATTAAAAAGTAAGGAGAGAATCAAGTCTAATCACTGCAAAAGCCAAACCCATCCTCAGCGTTACAGGTACATTTGCTAAGTGCCAACTGAGTCCTCTGGTCCCTGCCTGGGAGGAACTTAGGATCAAGCACGAGGGGAACCAGCTCTGCATGTGGGGTTGTTATATCAAGgagcatttgttttttcttatttttgaaacagggtctcactctgcccctCACGCAGTGGCACTAtcctagcttactgcagccttggatgcctgggatcaagcaatcttcccacctcaggctcttgagtagctgagactacaggtgtgcaccatcacatctggctaacttcttaatttatttgtagagacagggcctcactatgttgctcagggtggtctcgaactcctggcctctaatgatccttccacctcagcctcccaaagtgctgggattacaggcttgagtcactgcacccagctcatttgtatttttatgaagcATTTTCGGATGCTGTGGAAATTGAAGAAGAATGTATGCAACTCAGCCTTGGGATTAAGAAGTATGACAGGAGCTTTGTGTGTTCCAGCCAGGAGGCACATCTGGGATAATCTAGTTCTAATGGGAAAACCTAGGTAGGGATCAAAATCATCTGGGGAACTTGTTAAAGGTATGGGTTCCTTGATCACCTTCCCACCCCACTCTGTGGTCATTCTAAGTGGGTCCTCGGTAAGGCAATTTTTGACAAACATTCCTGGGGATAACACAGGTCTGAGAAACACAACAGTAATCCTAACCATTCATTTAAGAATAATAATCACAATAGtaatgagaaggaggaagaggaggatgggCAGGTACCTCTATGGCACACACTCTTCTAAGTGCTTCACAtctattaatttctttaattttcacaacaattcTATGATTTGGAAGCTACTAATATCTACATTTCACAAAGGACAAAacctgaggcacaaagaggttacgTAGCTTGCCCAAGGTTATGAGTTAGTAATGGCATTCAGACCCAGCAGTTCACCTCCGGAGTCCATGGCCTTGACCACTGCACTACATTGCCTCAGTAGTTGAAGAAGCCAAGACTCGGAAAGGGCCaaggacttgcccagggtcacacaggacACATCTGGCAGAGCAGACTGGAActcaggtctcctgactcccagcctgggccacctCATGTCTCAGAGGCCAGTCCCAGGATGGTGGCTTAGAAGTGACAGCCTATCATCCTGACGCTAACGTCACCATGCTCTTCTCTTCCAGGTGGTATCAGCCTGACCATAAAGGACCCCCGATGGGTGGGTGCCTGGTGGCTGGGTTTCCTCATTGCTGCTGGCTCAGTGGCCCTGGCTGCCATCCCCTACTTCTTCTTCCCCAAGGAAATGCCCAAGGAAAAACATGAACTTCAGTTTCGGCGAAAGGTCTTAGCAGTCACAGACTCACCTGCCAGGAAGGTAAGCTCCCTCCATGTTACCTGTCTGGGTCCAGGCTCCAGCCCCACCCACTTGTTCTCCTTTGTAACATTACacttcggctgggcgcggtggctcacgcctgtaatcccagcatctcgggaggctgaggagggtagatcacaagatcaggagatcgagaccatcctggctaacatggtgaaaccccatctctactaaaaatacaaaaaattagccagctgtggtggtgggcacctgtagtcccagctactcgggaggctgagtcaggagaatcacttgaacccgggaggtggaggttgcagtgagccaagatcacgccactgcactccatcctgggcgacagagcaagactctgtctcaaaaaacaacaaaaaaaattacactgcATCCCCACTGGGCACTATGCTTTCTGCCTGGGCTCCATCACATCTTTCTGACAGCCTTGCACAGTGAATATCACCTGCCCTCTCCACAGCTGAGGAGACCCAGAGCCAATGTTGGaaagtgacttacccaagatcACAAAGCCAGCAAGCAAGGGCAGTGCTGGGATGAGAACCTGCACCTGTCTGAGCCCATGCCCCTCATGCTAACCACTACAGTATGGCCGCTGTGCTCATCACTTAAAGTTTTTGTAAATTCTGAACATGCCATAGGAATGTTAAGAATTGGGAGAGTGAGTAGGACAGTCTGGGAAGACTTCCCTGAAGAGGAGGGATTTCAGCTGGACTTTGAAGGATGTGTGGAAGCACAGAAAGGAGAGGGGAACAGAGATTCCAGGCACAGAAACATCCTGCGTGAAAGATTTGGCTATAGAAATAAACCTGGCCCTTTCGGGGACTGTGAAGGGGACAAACATGCACAGAGTGCAGGGCCCAGGCTGGACCTGAAGATCAGTCCATGGCCTCCACCCTTCCAACGGGCACAGTCTAGGGAGGACACAGACTCATGGACAAGTCACGACCAGTGTGATGCTCCAGGGTGTCTAGAATCCCCCTTCTCCACTCTTGCAGCAGGTGGGTCTCTCCTCAGAAGAGGACACAGAGGCCCAGCCTAGTGCAGagatttgcccagggtcacaaaGCTGGTAGGAGAGGACAGGATCACATGAGCCACTAGGCAGAACAGAGTATTCTGGGCCAGGGACTTCCAAGTTTTCCAGGTACCCACAAAAACACGAGGCCTGAAAAACAACAAATTGgcttcaaattaaaaagaaaatgacaaaatagaaacaatttttaaattttatttatttatttatttttattttttgagacagagtctcaccctattggccaggctagatcttggctcaccacaacctccaactcccaggttcaagtgaatctcccacctcagccttccaaataactgggattacaggcatgcaccaccacgccgggctaattttgtatttttagtggagatggcatttcaccatgttggccaggctggtctcaaacccctaacctcaggtgatctgcccacctaggcctcccaaagtgctgagattacagatgtgaaccactgtgccaggcctaaaaGTTTAATTACATGCCAGTAATGTcaagttcattaatttttttaaatacttatacACATTTCATTACATTCTGAAAATTTGTGCATTAGATTTCCTCTTTGCCAAGTATGGGAGGTCACTGTTGAGAAATCACAGACAATCATAAATTAAGTAACTTACTTGTTGCTAAGTAATTCTAATTTCAAAGGGACAATTTATAAAAATCCTGTTGAATGTTTTTGCTGCAAGTGCATTTCTGTGGCAGGTTGATGCATTTGAATATGTTTggagagggtgggggcagggagagaaatCAGACAGCTCTGATGGTGGTCCAGGCCAGGTGGAAGTCATGCATCGGCAGTGAGGGGATAGAGGTGCATCTGGGAGCTACCTAGGTTGGGGACTACACATAGCTGCCCTGCTGTGGGATGTCCCCAAGACAGTGATGAGTTGGGCTGATGCTGGGATTGGGTGCAGCTGTCTCAGAGGCAGGGGGAAGCAGCTGCCAGGGAGTGAGCAATTTCAGGGGAAGAAGACAGTTTGAAACCACAAATGGGCCTTTCTGATTCTGCCTAGCTCAGGTCAAAGTTTGGATACGATGAAATTCCTAGAACTTAGAGGTGGGGTGAtgttcata
Above is a genomic segment from Chlorocebus sabaeus isolate Y175 chromosome 1, mChlSab1.0.hap1, whole genome shotgun sequence containing:
- the SLCO2B1 gene encoding solute carrier organic anion transporter family member 2B1 isoform X2 → MGPRIGPAGEGPQVPDKETKATMGTENTPGGKASPDPQDVRPSVFHNIKLFVLCHSLLQLAQLMISGYLKSSISTVEKRFGLSSQTSGLLVSFNEVGNTALIVFVSYFGSRVHRPRMIGYGAILVALAGLLMTLPHFISEPYRYDNTSPEDMPQDFKASLCLPTTSAPARTHSNGNCSSYTETRHLSVVGIMFVAQTLLGVGGVPIQPFGISYIDDFAHNSNSPLYLGILFAVTMMGPGLAFGLGSLMLRLYVDINQMPEGGISLTIKDPRWVGAWWLGFLIAAGSVALAAIPYFFFPKEMPKEKHELQFRRKVLAVTDSPARKDKDSPSKQSPGESTKKQDGLVQIAPNLTVIQFIKVFPRVLLQTLRHPIFLLVVLSQVCLSSMAAGMATFLPKFLERQFSITASYANLLIGCLSFPSVIVGIVVGGVLVKRLHLGPVGCGALCLLGMLLCLFFSLPLFFIGCPSHQIAGITHQTSAQPGPELFPSCMEVCSCPSDGFNPVCDPSTRVEYLTPCHAGCSSQVVQDALDKSQMRHGGPGKDQTLPRVSIPGLGLDAKALASQSAPSLEHHGGLDLGTVFGGGCS